A genomic window from Micromonospora violae includes:
- a CDS encoding TetR/AcrR family transcriptional regulator — translation MTAEAGRRRYESLRRAAQAAETRGEIASAARRLFLSRGWAATTVRDVAREAGVSVPTVYAVYGNKTGLIQALVDAANIAADPSHSLAELEGAGNDPVRQLAAMAGYDRRLFERAGDVIALVREAGRTEPALATAYRDGRQQGDETRIQVFSSWPVGVLREGLDIRAAVDIYAAICNIDVYTTLTDERGWQPDQVERWWTEALARELLT, via the coding sequence ATGACCGCCGAGGCAGGCAGGCGCAGATACGAGTCACTGCGCCGGGCGGCGCAAGCGGCAGAGACCAGGGGTGAGATCGCCAGCGCCGCTCGACGGCTGTTCCTCTCCCGGGGCTGGGCGGCGACCACGGTACGTGACGTGGCTCGGGAGGCCGGGGTCTCGGTGCCAACCGTCTACGCGGTTTACGGGAACAAGACCGGGCTGATCCAAGCCCTGGTCGACGCAGCAAACATCGCCGCGGATCCATCGCACTCGCTCGCTGAGCTGGAAGGGGCTGGGAACGATCCGGTGCGGCAACTCGCGGCGATGGCCGGCTACGACCGGCGCCTCTTCGAGCGCGCGGGTGACGTCATCGCGCTCGTGCGTGAGGCGGGCCGCACCGAGCCCGCGCTGGCGACCGCCTACCGCGACGGCCGTCAACAGGGGGACGAAACGAGGATCCAGGTGTTCTCGTCGTGGCCGGTCGGCGTTCTCCGAGAAGGATTGGACATACGGGCGGCTGTCGATATCTATGCGGCGATCTGCAACATCGACGTCTACACCACACTGACCGACGAACGCGGCTGGCAACCCGATCAAGTCGAACGCTGGTGGACCGAGGCCCTGGCCCGCGAACTCCTGACCTGA
- a CDS encoding DUF2264 domain-containing protein, with amino-acid sequence MTFGTAGRLAPGTNPGAPAAATWHRDDWLTLADRMLAAARPFASPGHALVTFPGPEGGYGRAVDGLEGFARTFLLAGFRIAGAQGVGVDELVDRYATGIAAGTDPSSRDRWVRLDEHPQAKVEAASIALVLDLTRPWIWDRLPSAVRERVVDYLRPAVGDDTYPRINWVWFRLVVQTFLRSVGGPHSLDEMNEDLTTHDGFIRGDGWMSDGPDRAYDHYVGWALHLYPTLWSRMAGAADLAEHRRERDLAGLDRFLSDAVALVGADGSPLIQGRSLTYRFAAAAPFWVGAVAGVPSVSLGRLRGAATRIVRHFVANGALDERGLLTLGWHGPWPRLAQSYSGPGSPYWASKGLLGIALPADHPVWTTPEEPLPVEERDTVRAIHAPGWLVSGTRADGVVRVVNHGTDHAVEGATVSDSPLYARLGYSTATSPVLDDSGWASPLDQSVTLVDDAGRVTHRAGMRLLTARVDTDGVGVAGSRALAHWVDPNPGQRDHGGGLLGQSRPAGHLTVYSLVRGPWELRLTRVDGLADGVEAAALRLRIGGWAVAGDATADVHGGVAAVTGAGLTSVLESVHGGGTAGVTAVPHGGPLAGGLVVPWLDHPVRPGAWVATFTELSRMPVATARRACQAVVDEDGHGLHLAVDWPDGISTSTRLDTEHARPTQAAW; translated from the coding sequence ATGACGTTCGGGACGGCCGGCCGGCTGGCACCGGGGACGAACCCCGGTGCCCCCGCCGCCGCGACCTGGCACCGGGATGACTGGTTGACCCTCGCCGATCGGATGCTCGCCGCCGCCCGGCCGTTCGCGTCGCCCGGGCACGCCCTCGTCACCTTTCCCGGGCCGGAGGGCGGTTACGGGCGGGCCGTCGATGGCCTGGAGGGGTTCGCGCGCACCTTCCTGCTGGCCGGCTTCCGCATCGCGGGTGCCCAGGGGGTGGGCGTGGACGAGCTCGTCGACAGGTACGCGACCGGCATCGCCGCCGGCACCGACCCGAGTTCTCGGGACCGCTGGGTGCGCCTGGACGAGCACCCACAGGCCAAGGTGGAGGCTGCCTCCATCGCGCTGGTCCTGGACCTGACCCGCCCGTGGATCTGGGACCGGCTGCCGTCGGCGGTGCGGGAGCGGGTGGTGGACTATCTGCGCCCGGCGGTCGGCGACGACACGTACCCGCGGATCAACTGGGTCTGGTTCCGGCTGGTGGTTCAGACGTTCCTGCGGTCGGTGGGCGGGCCGCACTCGCTCGACGAGATGAACGAGGACCTGACCACGCACGACGGCTTCATCCGCGGGGACGGCTGGATGTCCGACGGGCCTGACCGCGCCTACGACCACTATGTGGGCTGGGCCCTGCACCTCTACCCGACGCTGTGGTCCCGGATGGCCGGCGCCGCCGACCTGGCCGAGCATCGCCGCGAACGGGACCTTGCCGGCCTCGACCGCTTCCTGAGCGACGCGGTCGCGCTCGTGGGCGCCGACGGATCTCCGTTGATCCAGGGGCGAAGCCTGACCTACCGCTTCGCCGCGGCGGCGCCGTTCTGGGTCGGCGCCGTCGCCGGCGTGCCCTCGGTCAGCCTCGGCCGGTTGCGCGGCGCGGCCACCCGCATCGTGCGCCACTTCGTCGCCAACGGCGCCCTGGACGAACGCGGTCTGCTCACCCTCGGCTGGCACGGGCCGTGGCCGCGACTGGCGCAGTCGTACTCGGGGCCGGGCTCGCCGTACTGGGCCAGCAAGGGCCTGCTCGGCATCGCGCTACCCGCCGACCATCCGGTCTGGACGACCCCCGAGGAGCCGCTGCCGGTCGAGGAGCGGGACACCGTGCGGGCTATTCACGCGCCCGGCTGGTTGGTCTCCGGCACCCGTGCCGACGGGGTCGTCCGCGTCGTCAACCACGGCACCGACCACGCCGTCGAGGGTGCCACCGTCTCAGATTCCCCGCTCTACGCCCGGCTGGGCTACTCCACCGCCACCAGCCCCGTCCTCGACGACAGCGGCTGGGCCAGTCCGCTCGACCAGTCCGTCACCCTCGTCGACGACGCGGGCCGGGTCACGCACCGCGCCGGCATGCGCCTGCTGACCGCGCGCGTCGACACCGACGGCGTGGGTGTGGCCGGGTCACGTGCCCTCGCCCACTGGGTCGACCCGAATCCGGGTCAGCGCGATCACGGCGGCGGCCTCCTGGGCCAGTCTCGACCGGCCGGGCACCTCACGGTGTACTCGCTGGTCCGCGGCCCCTGGGAGCTGCGTCTGACCCGCGTCGACGGCCTTGCCGACGGCGTCGAGGCGGCTGCGCTGCGGCTGCGAATCGGCGGCTGGGCCGTTGCCGGAGACGCGACGGCTGACGTCCACGGCGGTGTGGCGGCCGTGACCGGCGCCGGCCTGACCAGCGTGCTGGAGAGCGTGCACGGCGGCGGAACGGCCGGCGTCACCGCCGTCCCGCACGGCGGGCCCCTGGCCGGCGGGCTGGTCGTGCCCTGGCTGGACCACCCTGTCCGGCCGGGCGCATGGGTCGCCACCTTCACCGAGTTGTCCAGGATGCCGGTGGCCACGGCCAGGCGGGCATGCCAGGCCGTGGTCGACGAGGACGGCCACGGCCTCCACCTGGCGGTCGACTGGCCCGACGGAATCAGCACGTCGACCCGTCTGGACACGGAGCATGCCCGGCCCACCCAAGCGGCCTGGTAG
- a CDS encoding carbohydrate ABC transporter permease → MTATDLATPVRAIAAPGKHGTSARRVRSRGGRLVGYAALVLAAAGLLLPFFWMVVASLKTNNDVFTIPITWLPDPVVWRNYVDIWQRSDMTTWLGNTLLLSVIVTLLQVFTGSFAAYGFARVRFPGRNVLFLAYVGTIAVPWQSYMIPQFILMSKLHLSNTLWSIVAIQAFGAVGVFLMKQFYETIPEELSEAARVDGLSEYGIYRRIILPLSRPALASLALLMFTTTWNDYLGPLIYLRSPELRTIQLGLNTFISQYNAEYALIMTGSVLSVLPVAVIFLLGQRYFTEGIASTGLKG, encoded by the coding sequence ATGACCGCGACCGACCTCGCCACGCCCGTCCGGGCCATCGCCGCGCCCGGCAAACACGGAACCTCCGCCCGACGTGTCAGGTCCCGGGGCGGGCGGCTCGTCGGGTACGCCGCCCTCGTGCTCGCGGCGGCCGGGCTCCTGCTGCCGTTCTTCTGGATGGTGGTGGCGTCGTTGAAGACCAACAACGACGTCTTCACCATCCCGATCACCTGGCTCCCCGATCCCGTGGTGTGGCGTAACTACGTCGACATCTGGCAGCGCTCGGACATGACGACGTGGTTGGGGAACACCCTGCTGTTGTCGGTGATCGTCACCCTCCTACAGGTGTTCACCGGCAGCTTCGCGGCCTACGGCTTCGCCCGTGTCCGCTTCCCCGGCCGTAACGTGCTCTTCCTGGCGTACGTCGGGACGATCGCCGTGCCCTGGCAGTCGTACATGATCCCGCAGTTCATCCTCATGTCGAAGCTGCACCTGTCGAACACGCTGTGGTCGATCGTCGCGATCCAGGCGTTCGGCGCGGTTGGCGTGTTCCTGATGAAGCAGTTCTACGAGACGATCCCCGAGGAGCTCAGCGAAGCGGCGCGGGTTGACGGGCTCAGCGAGTACGGCATCTACCGACGGATCATCCTGCCGTTGTCCCGGCCGGCGCTCGCCAGCCTGGCCCTGCTGATGTTCACGACCACCTGGAACGACTACCTCGGCCCACTGATCTACCTGCGCAGTCCGGAGCTGCGCACCATCCAGTTGGGGCTGAACACCTTCATCTCCCAGTACAACGCCGAGTACGCGTTGATCATGACGGGCTCCGTGCTGTCCGTGCTGCCCGTCGCGGTCATCTTCCTGCTCGGCCAGCGCTACTTCACCGAGGGCATCGCCTCGACCGGACTGAAGGGCTGA
- a CDS encoding ABC transporter substrate-binding protein yields the protein MKRAIPAVISAATALTLVLAGCGGGDEPVDPNAPVTITLAGWSLSSTPEFKTLADGFKATHPNVTVELKEYAAGNDYDTQMITDLAAGTAPDVYVMKNLKNFYTYQSGGQLLDVSDATSGLDSVPALASYQVDGKTYAAPYRQDSWVLFYNKDLFAKAKVAPPDGSWTWDDYTDAAKRLHTGLKGAGSNATGAYQHTFQSTVQGFALAQTPNADLLSGDFGYLKPYYERSLDLQAAGAQPTFGTAKTNKLTYQAQFGKQQSAMLLMGTWYVATLLNQRKSGDADTFQWGIAPAPQFDKSTTGTSATPVTFGDPTALGINPKISKSKTAAAKDFLKYAAGPEAGKALAGIGITPAQVTDAVTASLFGLDGVPQDDLSKFAYATHTIKPENPVSKHTAGLQNLLNETHSAILSDSKGVDAELSKAQSRAKNEVLNQ from the coding sequence ATGAAGCGTGCGATACCGGCCGTCATCAGCGCCGCGACGGCCCTGACACTTGTTCTCGCCGGTTGCGGCGGCGGAGACGAGCCAGTTGACCCCAACGCCCCGGTGACGATCACCCTGGCCGGCTGGAGTCTGTCGTCCACGCCAGAGTTCAAGACGCTCGCCGACGGCTTCAAGGCGACCCACCCGAACGTGACGGTGGAGCTCAAGGAGTACGCCGCAGGCAACGACTACGACACCCAGATGATCACGGACCTGGCCGCCGGCACCGCCCCGGACGTCTACGTCATGAAGAACCTCAAGAACTTCTACACGTACCAGAGCGGTGGTCAGCTGCTGGATGTCTCCGACGCCACCTCCGGTCTCGATTCGGTCCCGGCGCTGGCGTCGTACCAGGTGGACGGCAAGACGTACGCGGCGCCGTACCGGCAGGACTCGTGGGTGTTGTTCTACAACAAGGACCTGTTCGCGAAGGCGAAGGTGGCGCCGCCGGACGGCAGTTGGACCTGGGACGACTACACCGACGCGGCGAAGCGGCTGCACACCGGGCTGAAGGGGGCCGGCTCGAACGCGACAGGCGCCTACCAGCACACCTTCCAGTCGACGGTGCAGGGCTTCGCGCTCGCCCAGACCCCCAACGCCGACCTGCTCTCCGGGGACTTCGGCTACCTGAAGCCGTACTACGAGCGGTCACTGGATTTGCAGGCGGCCGGCGCGCAGCCGACCTTCGGCACCGCGAAGACCAACAAGCTCACCTACCAGGCGCAGTTCGGCAAGCAGCAGTCGGCGATGCTGCTGATGGGCACCTGGTACGTGGCCACGCTGCTCAACCAGCGAAAGAGCGGTGACGCCGACACGTTCCAGTGGGGGATCGCCCCGGCGCCGCAGTTCGACAAGTCCACCACCGGCACCTCCGCCACACCTGTCACCTTCGGTGACCCGACCGCCCTGGGGATCAACCCGAAGATCAGCAAGTCCAAGACCGCCGCGGCCAAGGACTTCCTCAAGTACGCGGCCGGCCCGGAGGCCGGCAAGGCGCTGGCCGGGATCGGCATCACCCCGGCCCAGGTCACCGACGCGGTCACCGCGTCGCTGTTCGGGCTGGACGGCGTACCGCAGGATGACCTGTCGAAGTTCGCCTACGCCACGCACACCATCAAGCCGGAGAACCCGGTGTCGAAGCACACCGCCGGCCTGCAGAACCTTCTCAACGAGACGCACTCGGCGATCCTCTCCGACAGCAAGGGCGTCGACGCGGAGCTGAGCAAGGCGCAGTCCCGCGCCAAGAACGAAGTCCTCAACCAGTGA
- a CDS encoding carbohydrate ABC transporter permease, translated as MSRNTVAGWSFILPNFVGFAALTLLPVAVLFYVAFTNWNVFGVAEWTGTANFRRMWNDASFWTALRNTVYYAVFHIPLTLAAALGLALLLNRKLRGVRFFRTIAFFPYITSIVAIAVVWNQLFSPEYGPINALLGAVGVDNPPGWTASATWSMPAVIIVGTWRYMGYYMLLFLAGLQTIPAQLYEAAETDGASPWQRFVHVTLPGLRHTTFFVTVLLTIESFKVFDLILVMTGGGPGQSTLVLSQYIYQKGFEENQFGYASAVSIVLFAICFGITVIQFMVNKRRNS; from the coding sequence GTGTCGCGCAACACGGTCGCCGGCTGGTCGTTCATCCTTCCCAACTTCGTCGGCTTCGCCGCGCTCACCCTGCTACCCGTCGCCGTGCTGTTCTACGTGGCCTTCACCAACTGGAACGTCTTCGGGGTGGCCGAGTGGACCGGCACTGCCAACTTCCGGCGGATGTGGAACGACGCGAGCTTCTGGACCGCACTGCGCAACACCGTCTACTACGCCGTCTTCCACATCCCGTTGACCCTCGCGGCAGCACTCGGGCTGGCGCTGCTGCTCAACCGCAAGCTGCGCGGCGTGCGGTTCTTCCGTACCATCGCCTTCTTCCCCTACATCACCTCGATCGTGGCGATCGCGGTCGTCTGGAACCAACTCTTCAGCCCGGAGTACGGCCCGATCAACGCTCTCCTCGGCGCCGTCGGGGTGGACAACCCGCCGGGCTGGACCGCGTCGGCGACCTGGTCGATGCCGGCGGTCATCATCGTCGGCACCTGGCGGTACATGGGCTACTACATGCTGCTGTTCCTGGCCGGCCTGCAGACCATCCCGGCCCAGCTCTACGAGGCGGCCGAGACCGACGGCGCCTCACCGTGGCAGCGGTTCGTGCACGTGACCCTGCCCGGCCTGCGGCACACCACGTTCTTCGTCACGGTGCTGCTCACCATCGAAAGTTTCAAGGTCTTCGACCTCATCCTCGTGATGACCGGCGGCGGACCGGGCCAGTCGACCCTGGTGCTCTCGCAGTACATCTACCAGAAGGGCTTCGAGGAGAACCAGTTCGGTTACGCCTCGGCGGTCTCCATCGTCCTGTTCGCCATCTGCTTCGGCATCACGGTCATCCAGTTCATGGTCAACAAGCGGAGGAATAGCTGA
- a CDS encoding ferredoxin-NADPH reductase — MRSRHDTITAVFDGVYTALVSNLLLVLGCLPLVTLAFTTEVARSWPLYALTAPLCAPGLCAIFAVMSAYSAGDSGGVLRTYGRAWRATARPAMLWTAAAMAALVVLAVDARAAWGHRVGALALPVLATLIVLTVATTLLGLVTVAERPTAPLREVARACVYLAVRRWYLTAASLLVLALLAQLLAARPAIALGLAAAPLLYVVWANSRFTMRPALDPLATAPRAPEHHVPATEPGRR, encoded by the coding sequence ATGCGTTCGCGCCACGACACCATCACCGCCGTCTTCGACGGCGTCTACACCGCGCTCGTCAGCAACCTGCTGCTGGTGCTCGGCTGCCTGCCGCTGGTGACGCTCGCGTTCACCACCGAGGTGGCGCGCTCCTGGCCGCTGTACGCGCTCACCGCCCCGCTCTGCGCGCCGGGGCTCTGCGCGATCTTCGCGGTCATGTCCGCCTACTCCGCCGGCGACTCCGGCGGGGTGCTGCGCACCTACGGCCGCGCCTGGCGAGCCACCGCCCGGCCGGCGATGCTCTGGACGGCCGCGGCCATGGCCGCCCTGGTCGTGCTCGCCGTCGACGCCCGCGCCGCGTGGGGCCACCGGGTGGGGGCACTCGCACTGCCGGTGCTGGCGACCCTGATCGTCCTCACCGTCGCGACCACGCTGCTCGGGTTGGTGACCGTCGCCGAGCGGCCCACCGCGCCACTGCGCGAGGTGGCTCGCGCCTGCGTGTATCTGGCGGTGCGCCGGTGGTACCTCACCGCCGCGTCGCTGCTCGTGCTCGCGCTGCTCGCCCAGCTTCTGGCGGCCCGCCCCGCGATCGCGCTCGGTCTCGCCGCCGCGCCACTGCTCTACGTCGTGTGGGCCAACAGCCGATTCACCATGCGCCCCGCTCTCGATCCGCTGGCGACCGCACCCCGAGCCCCGGAACACCACGTGCCGGCCACCGAGCCGGGACGCCGATGA
- a CDS encoding IS5 family transposase — translation MDRVRRYPSDLTDAEWEIIEPMLPSPQWMGRPEKHSRRVVIDAILYVVRTGCAWRYLPVDFPPWQTVYAHFTRLNRRGVTERILTELREQIRVAHGREPEPTAGIIDSQSVKGADTVPRATRGYDAGKKINGRKRFIVTDTLGLLVTVWVLAASWQDRDGAKGALLATYAATPIRHVFADTGFAGRLVDWARDLLRTTVEIVRKPADQRGFVVHPRRWVVERTLAWITAHRRLARDYETHRATSEAMIRWAALGGMLRRLARGEPATRQQRLTFNTPD, via the coding sequence ATGGATCGCGTGCGGCGGTACCCCTCTGACCTGACCGACGCCGAGTGGGAGATCATCGAGCCGATGCTGCCGTCCCCGCAGTGGATGGGCAGACCGGAAAAGCATTCCCGGCGGGTGGTCATCGACGCCATCTTGTACGTGGTGCGTACCGGTTGCGCGTGGCGGTACCTGCCGGTCGACTTCCCGCCGTGGCAGACCGTGTACGCGCATTTCACTCGGCTGAACAGGCGGGGTGTGACCGAGCGGATCCTGACCGAGCTACGTGAGCAGATCCGGGTGGCGCACGGCCGCGAGCCCGAGCCAACCGCGGGGATCATCGACTCGCAGAGCGTGAAAGGCGCTGACACCGTGCCGCGCGCTACCCGCGGCTACGACGCCGGGAAGAAGATCAACGGCCGGAAACGGTTCATCGTCACCGACACCCTCGGCCTGCTGGTCACCGTCTGGGTCCTGGCCGCGTCCTGGCAAGACCGCGACGGAGCCAAAGGCGCACTACTCGCCACCTACGCGGCCACCCCCATCCGGCATGTCTTCGCCGACACCGGCTTCGCCGGCCGCCTCGTCGACTGGGCCCGCGACCTGCTGCGCACCACCGTCGAGATCGTCCGCAAACCCGCCGACCAACGAGGGTTCGTCGTGCACCCACGCCGCTGGGTCGTGGAGCGGACCCTGGCCTGGATCACCGCCCACCGCCGCCTGGCCCGCGACTACGAAACCCACCGCGCAACGTCAGAAGCCATGATCCGATGGGCCGCCCTCGGCGGCATGCTCCGCCGCCTTGCCAGAGGCGAACCCGCCACCCGCCAACAACGCCTCACCTTCAACACACCCGACTGA
- a CDS encoding IS110 family transposase translates to MSMLADVVEVVIGVDTHKDTHTAAVLDSRTGGVLARVTVSTDPDGYAQLVALAGQHSGLRAWALEGSGGYGAGLARHLADSGELVVELDRPQRPARRAGAKSDPIDAERAARDALARTRLAQPKTGAQRAALQVRLTARRAAVEASADAQRQLHALVITAPEVVRARFRGQSTRVMLTTATRLRPTTSADVDVFTCLSVLRDLARRVRFLEAEAAAHEKAIRAIVRSWRPDLLDLTGVGPIVAATVLTAWSHPGRCRNDAAFAMLAGAAPIPASSGKTVRYRLNRSGDRQLNRALHTIVLTRLQRDEDTRAYAERRRAEGKTDREIKRCLKRYVARDLYRRLENPPQPLDAS, encoded by the coding sequence ATGTCCATGCTGGCAGACGTGGTCGAGGTCGTCATCGGTGTCGACACCCACAAAGACACCCACACCGCCGCCGTGCTCGACTCCCGCACGGGCGGAGTGCTGGCCCGTGTCACGGTCAGCACCGACCCGGACGGCTACGCACAGTTGGTGGCTCTAGCCGGACAGCATTCGGGGCTGCGGGCCTGGGCTCTCGAGGGCTCCGGCGGTTACGGCGCTGGCTTGGCCCGGCACCTGGCCGATAGTGGTGAGCTGGTCGTCGAATTGGACCGGCCGCAGCGCCCAGCCCGTCGTGCCGGGGCGAAGTCCGACCCGATCGACGCCGAACGCGCCGCCCGTGACGCCCTGGCCCGCACGCGGCTGGCGCAGCCCAAGACCGGCGCGCAACGCGCAGCGCTGCAGGTGCGGCTGACCGCCCGCCGAGCGGCCGTGGAGGCCAGCGCTGATGCCCAACGGCAGCTGCACGCGTTGGTGATCACCGCTCCGGAGGTGGTGCGAGCCCGCTTCCGCGGCCAGAGCACCCGGGTCATGCTTACCACCGCCACCCGACTACGCCCCACCACCAGCGCCGATGTCGACGTGTTCACCTGCCTGAGCGTATTGCGGGACCTCGCCCGCCGCGTCCGCTTCCTCGAAGCCGAAGCCGCCGCACACGAAAAAGCGATCCGAGCGATCGTCCGCTCCTGGCGCCCGGACCTGCTCGACCTCACCGGCGTCGGACCGATCGTCGCCGCCACCGTGCTCACCGCCTGGTCGCACCCCGGACGCTGCCGCAACGACGCCGCGTTCGCCATGCTCGCTGGCGCCGCGCCGATCCCCGCATCGTCCGGCAAGACCGTCCGTTACCGGCTCAACCGCTCAGGCGACCGCCAACTCAACCGCGCCCTACACACCATCGTCCTGACCCGTTTGCAACGCGACGAGGACACCCGCGCCTACGCCGAGCGCCGCCGCGCCGAAGGCAAAACCGACCGCGAGATCAAACGCTGCCTCAAACGCTACGTCGCCCGAGACCTCTACCGGCGCCTCGAAAACCCTCCCCAGCCACTTGACGCGTCATAG
- a CDS encoding LuxR C-terminal-related transcriptional regulator has product MSSHGHRFQSRAGTADDPPGVAVVDVRLPPTFTDEGLRAASAARRRHPGLPILLLSQYVEQLYARELLADGAGTIGYLLKDRVFDAEQFLDAVRQVAGGGTVLDPEVITRLLRRNDARGTVSALSERERDMLQLMTEGRSNSAIAAQLHVSDSAVTKHIAGILGKLDLAPSTDDNRRVLAVPAYLNQ; this is encoded by the coding sequence ATTTCGTCCCACGGGCACCGCTTCCAAAGCCGGGCGGGCACTGCCGACGATCCTCCCGGCGTGGCGGTCGTCGACGTCCGGCTGCCGCCCACGTTCACCGACGAAGGGCTACGCGCGGCATCCGCCGCCCGCCGACGCCACCCGGGCCTTCCGATCCTGCTCCTGTCGCAGTACGTCGAGCAGCTTTATGCCCGCGAACTGCTTGCCGACGGTGCTGGCACGATCGGGTACCTCCTCAAGGACCGGGTCTTCGACGCCGAGCAGTTCCTCGACGCGGTCCGGCAAGTCGCCGGTGGTGGAACCGTGCTCGACCCGGAGGTCATCACCCGACTGCTGCGCCGCAACGACGCCAGAGGAACCGTCAGCGCCCTGAGCGAGCGGGAACGTGACATGCTCCAGCTGATGACCGAGGGCCGCTCGAACTCGGCGATCGCCGCTCAGCTCCACGTCAGCGACAGCGCGGTCACCAAGCACATTGCGGGTATCCTCGGCAAGCTTGACCTGGCACCGTCCACCGACGACAACCGCCGGGTACTCGCTGTGCCTGCTTACCTCAATCAGTGA
- a CDS encoding VOC family protein translates to MMHLDFMVEDRDAAEARVLAAGATKYEFQPNSGQCFVYAEPAGHPFCLTTSEAPMV, encoded by the coding sequence ATGATGCACCTCGACTTCATGGTCGAGGACCGAGACGCCGCCGAGGCGCGCGTGCTCGCCGCCGGCGCAACGAAATACGAGTTCCAACCCAATAGTGGACAATGCTTTGTCTACGCTGAGCCGGCCGGCCACCCCTTCTGCCTGACCACGTCGGAAGCCCCGATGGTCTGA
- a CDS encoding substrate-binding domain-containing protein: MTKDSPVVATAEGSRGPLQVARRQQLLAALQRDGSMRISDLSHVLGAAPVTIRRDIAELAAEGLVRRVHGGVALILPDDAPAADEAPVAGLDPLVGRTLGMLVPSLDYYWPDVARGVEGAARELDMRVVLRGSSYDTEDDQPQLARLVERMGVDALIIAPSMDAPSAERTIEWLDQVGLPVVLLERTASVGSHHAVMESVVTDHALGAAMAVRHLTSLGHRKVGLVLDANSPTSQHVRRGWLDATTECGLDSHATVVAVVPDARSPERDTVLNDVLDRCQATGTTALLVHADAEAIALVQHCEERHLSVPGDLSIVAYDDEVAGLFSPPLTAVRPPRRSIGRAAVRLVADRLVDPDRPTHRIVISPSLRIRESTAPPPA, translated from the coding sequence ATGACCAAGGACAGTCCTGTCGTCGCCACGGCGGAGGGCTCCCGAGGGCCGCTTCAGGTCGCCCGCCGCCAGCAACTGTTGGCAGCCCTGCAACGGGACGGCTCGATGCGCATCTCCGACCTGTCCCACGTGCTGGGCGCCGCGCCGGTCACCATCCGGCGCGACATCGCGGAGCTGGCCGCCGAGGGGTTGGTTCGCCGCGTCCACGGTGGGGTCGCCCTGATCCTGCCGGACGACGCCCCGGCAGCAGACGAGGCACCTGTCGCCGGCCTGGACCCGCTGGTCGGGCGCACCCTCGGCATGCTCGTGCCCTCGTTGGACTACTACTGGCCGGACGTGGCTCGCGGCGTCGAGGGGGCAGCCCGCGAGCTCGACATGCGCGTGGTTCTGCGCGGCTCCTCCTACGACACCGAGGACGACCAGCCGCAACTGGCCCGTCTCGTGGAGCGGATGGGCGTCGACGCGCTCATCATCGCGCCGAGCATGGACGCCCCGAGCGCCGAGCGCACCATCGAGTGGCTCGACCAGGTCGGCCTCCCGGTCGTTCTACTGGAACGCACCGCTTCGGTGGGCAGCCACCACGCGGTCATGGAATCGGTGGTCACCGACCACGCACTCGGTGCAGCCATGGCGGTACGCCACCTCACCTCGCTCGGACACCGCAAGGTCGGCCTGGTGCTCGACGCCAACAGCCCCACCAGCCAGCACGTGCGGCGCGGCTGGCTCGACGCCACGACCGAGTGCGGCCTCGATTCGCACGCGACAGTGGTGGCCGTGGTGCCCGACGCACGGTCACCGGAGCGGGACACCGTACTCAACGACGTCCTCGACCGGTGCCAGGCGACCGGGACGACGGCACTGCTGGTGCACGCCGACGCCGAGGCCATCGCGCTGGTGCAGCACTGCGAGGAGCGGCACCTCTCCGTTCCCGGCGACCTCTCCATCGTGGCGTACGACGACGAGGTCGCCGGGCTCTTCAGCCCGCCGCTGACCGCGGTCCGACCGCCGCGACGCTCGATCGGACGGGCCGCCGTGCGTCTCGTCGCCGACCGGCTCGTCGACCCCGACCGCCCCACTCACCGGATCGTCATCAGCCCGTCACTGCGGATCCGGGAATCGACCGCGCCGCCACCCGCATAG